A single Drosophila miranda strain MSH22 chromosome XR, D.miranda_PacBio2.1, whole genome shotgun sequence DNA region contains:
- the LOC108150977 gene encoding protein C19orf12 homolog has product MPIDTRELMEAIAIVADERNVRVAVKQSGKGAAICGACAFAGGMLLGPVGLAVGGAAGGIAAYKMTSGSFRPLGEVILNDLTDRQREHLVQHVSKAVAEIHPTDIVMLLPLIVQNASIQQAVLNTVMSFVTNELRMQIID; this is encoded by the exons ATGCCCATTGAtacgcgggagttgatggagGCGATTGCCATTGTGGCCGACGAGCGGAATGTTCGTGTCGCCGTAAAGCAGTCTGGCAAGGGAGCAGCTATTTGTGGAGCCTGCGCCTTCGCTGGCGGAATGCTTTTGGGCCCTGTGGGTCTGGCAGTTGGCGGTGCTGCCGGTGGCATTGCGGCGTACAAAATGACTAGCG GCTCATTTAGGCCCCTTGGCGAAGTAATACTCAACGACCTGACGGACAGACAGCGCGAGCACTTGGTGCAGCATGTGTCCAAGGCCGTTGCTGAGATACATCCCACCGACATAgtgatgctgctgccgctgataGTCCAGAATGCATCGATACAACAAGCTGTTCTCAATACCGTCATGTCATTTGTAACAAATGAGCTGCGAATGCAAATTATTGATTGA
- the LOC108150972 gene encoding vacuolar protein sorting-associated protein 18 homolog, protein MAQAMPNQPKFLPRIERMVTTSNSYVATSSGNPFDVEEEDEIFSKHKIVLRVPTDCTGDLMHLTVSKNWLVCLLGSAERTTLLRFFLPRAIPPGEVALERYLSGSGYKITKIFLDHTGHHLVISVVPKSASAGVSADFLYIHSTESSTAQQLKVRRIEKFKDHEITAVAFNPYYGNESTTGPILLGTSRGLLFETELSPTSDSHTQRKQLYDLGLGRPKYPITGLKLLRVPNSSRYIVVVTSPECIYTFQETLKPEERTLQPIFAAYVNGVQEPHCEERKTDLTYSQLRFFAPPNSKYPKQWAWLCGAGIRVGELSIEANGSATLLGDTLISLEFEKVKHLSYDERRLNVPKAFVLTEYHAVLLYADHIRAVCLLNQELVYQEPLDEARVGKPLNIERDDITGSIYLYTVKAVFNLRITREERNVWRIYLDKGQYELATAHAAEVPEHLDLVLAQRADAAFIEGSYEVAADYYAETGKSFEEVCLKFMVLPDKRPIINYVKKRLSRLTTMPADVEAMEEDHATAIKALVVWLIDLYLIQINMPDQNADWRQAWQSEYDEFMREPPVLACTTRNSAAVQQLIAEHADPHNMAQFAIAIGDYEEVVAQQLKAERYVEALQTLGKQRDMQLYYKYAPVLMEKLPKPTIDVLIAQGANLEVEKLVPTLIVIDTPEQREQTIRYLEFAIYKLNTTNDAIHNFLLHLYAQYEPKLLMKYLEIQGRDESLVHYDIHYALKVCTDLDVKVACVFLQCILHMWISAVDLALKFDMKLAKETASRPTDSRMRRKLWLRIACHDIKGTNDVKKALNLLKECELLRIEDLLPFFSDFEKIDNFKEAICDALKDYNQRIQELQREMAETQEQSDRVGKELQQLREHRICIDAQDTCSICEIMVPIRPFFVFICGHKFHSDCLEKQVMPLLNKDRSRRLGILKQQLEAEMQTQSQAQASTSTAAPKLQTVEQQRKRAEIKTEIEDILASECLYCSMFIDTIDQPFVDDWEQVNVEWD, encoded by the exons ATGGCTCAGGCAATGCCAAACCAGCCCAAATTTCTCCCTCGCATAGAGCGCATGGTGACAACATCCAACTCGTACGTCGCAACTTCATCCGGCAATCCCTTTgatgtggaggaggaggatgagaTATTTAGTAAACACAAAATAGTACTCCGAGTGCCGACCGACTGCACAGGCGACCTGATGCACTTGACTGTGTCTAAGAATTGGCTCGTTTGCTTGCTAGGCTCAGCGGAACGGACAACTCTACTGCGCTTTTTCCTTCCGCGTGCTATTCCACCGGGTG AAGTGGCGCTCGAGCGATATCTTTCGGGGTCTGGCTACAAGATTACAAAGATTTTTCTAGACCACACCGGGCATCATCTGGTCATCTCCGTCGTCCCGAAGTCAGCATCAGCCGGAGTCTCCGCCGACTTTCTGTACATTCACAGCACCGAATCGTCCACAGCGCAGCAGTTGAAGGTGCGTCGGATAGAAAAGTTCAAGGACCATGAAATCACAGCTGTGGCGTTTAACCCGTACTATGGCAATGAGTCGACGACAGGTCCCATACTCCTGGGCACCAGTCGCGGCCTTTTATTCGAAACAGAGCTAAGTCCCACCAGCGACAGTCACACTCAGCGCAAGCAGCTCTATGACTTGGGTCTGGGTCGCCCCAAATATCCAATCACCGGCTTGAAATTGCTACGGGTGCCCAACAGCAGTCGGTACATCGTTGTGGTCACTAGTCCGGAATGCATTTACACATTCCAGGAGACACTGAAGCCGGAAGAGCGCACCCTCCAGCCCATATTCGCTGCGTATGTGAATGGGGTGCAAGAGCCACATTGCGAGGAGCGCAAGACCGACTTGACCTACTCCCAGCTACGATTCTTTGCCCCGCCAAATAGCAAATACCCTAAGCAGTGGGCGTGGCTCTGCGGGGCAGGCATACGCGTGGGTGAA CTTTCGATCGAAGCGAATGGCAGTGCAACTCTTCTGGGCGACACCCTGATCAGCCTCGAATTTGAGAAGGTTAAGCACTTGTCGTACGATGAGCGTCGCCTGAATGTGCCCAAGGCATTCGTCCTCACCGAGTACCATGCCGTGCTCCTCTATGCAGATCACATACGAGCCGTTTGCCTACTGAACCAGGAGCTGGTCTATCAGGAGCCACTGGACGAAGCCCGAGTCGGCAAGCCGCTAAACATTGAGCGTGATGACATCACCGGATCCATCTATCTGTACACCGTCAAGGCAGTGTTCAACTTGAGAATCACGCGCGAGGAACGAAATGTGTGGCGCATATACCTGGACAAGGGACAATACGAACTAGCTACAGCCCACGCAGCGGAGGTGCCCGAGCATCTGGACTTGGTCCTTGCGCAGCGTGCAGACGCCGCCTTTATAGAGGGCTCCTATGAGGTGGCAGCAGACTATTATGCGGAGACGGGCAAGTCCTTCGAAGAGGTCTGTCTGAAATTTATGGTGCTGCCAGACAAGAGGCCAATTATCAACTACGTGAAGAAGCGTCTTAGCCGTTTGACCACAATGCCAGCTGATGTGGAGGCCATGGAGGAGGATCATGCGACTGCCATTAAAGCCCTGGTGGTGTGGCTCATCGATCTTTACCTAATTCAAATAAACATGCCCGACCAAAACGCAGACTGGCGCCAGGCGTGGCAATCCGAGTACGACGAGTTTATGCGGGAGCCGCCCGTCCTCGCCTGCACAACTCGGAATAGCGCAGCGGTACAGCAGCTAATTGCCGAGCATGCGGATCCCCACAACATGGCCCAGTTCGCCATCGCCATTGGCGACTACGAGGAAGTGGTTGCACAGCAACTGAAGGCCGAACGTTATGTCGAGGCATTGCAGACACTAGGCAAGCAACGCGACATGCAGCTCTATTACAAGTACGCGCCCGTACTTATGGAAAAGCTGCCCAAGCCCACAATCGATGTCCTCATAGCGCAGGGCGCCAACTTGGAGGTGGAGAAGCTGGTGCCCACACTTATAGTCATAGACACGCCCGAGCAGAGGGAGCAGACCATTCGTTATCTGGAATTTGCCATCTATAAGCTGAACACCACTAACGATGCCATCCACAATTTCCTCTTGCATCTTTACGCACAGTACGAGCCAAAATTGCTCATGAAGTACCTAGAAATTCAGGGTCGGGACGAAAGTCTTGTGCACTATGACATCCACTACGCGCTCAAGGTGTGCACAGATCTCGATGTGAAGGTGGCATGTGTTTTCCTGCAGTGTATACTGCACATGTGGATTTCTGCGGTGGATCTGGCACTGAAATTCGATATGAAGCTGGCCAAGGAGACGGCCTCGAGGCCCACAGACAGTAGGATGCGCCGCAAACTATGGCTGCGTATAG CTTGTCATGATATCAAGGGAACCAACGATGTGAAGAAGGCCCTCAATCTGCTCAAAGAGTGCGAGCTGCTGCGCATCGAGGATCTATTGCCATTCTTTTCCGACTTTGAGAAAATAGATAATTTTAAGGAGGCTATTTGCGATGCCTTAAAG GACTATAATCAGCGTATCCAAGAGCTGCAGCGTGAAATGGCCGAGACCCAGGAGCAGTCGGACCGCGTAGGAAAGGAGCTGCAACAACTGCGTGAGCATAGAATCTGCATAGATGCCCAGGACACTTGCTCCATCTGCGAAATCATGGTGCCAATAAGACCATTCTTTGTGTTCATCTGTGGGCACAAATTCCACAGTGACTGCCTTGAAAAGCAGGTGATGCCTCTGCTCAACAAGGACCGCAGTCGGCGACTGGGCATATtgaagcagcagctggaggcagaAATGCAGACGCAATCGCAAGCGCAGGCCTCGACTTCCACGGCTGCTCCCAAGCTGCAAACAGTCGAACAGCAAAGAAAGCGTGCCGAGATCAAGACGGAAATCGAGGACATTCTCGCGAGCGAGTGCCTCTACTGTAGCATGTTTATTGATACCATCGATCAGCCGTTCGTTGACGATTGGGAACAGGTGAATGTCGAGTGGGACTAG